The nucleotide sequence TTTGACTTAAATATACCACAGGGGCTGCAGGACTCAACAGCACTGCCATTGTGGACAGAGCTACTCCTTCATCTGACTCAAGGTTCTCATTGAAATGTCAGTGGCCTCTTTGAAAATTCCTGGTCAGTCCTACCAGATAGTGATCATTTGAATGCTAACGGTTGCTAAAAGGCATTTCTTCGTAAGCAATCAAGCTTTGGCCATACCGTGAAATGTGCAAGTTCCCAAGAAAACTGTATGAAGAACTCCGACTCTTCTAAAGAAATGAACAGAAACTATATAATCTGCTTTTATTTCCCTAAGTGATTATTACTGGGGTGGAAATCAGTTGCATGACTGATATCGAAAGGAGTGTGATTATAAAAGCGATGTTATCAGCACTGCCTACCATTAGCTGcattagtggttagagctgagagactaggagagaggcagtgtggtctgtaTTCTGTTAAGTCTCTTTTGAGGGTCACGTTTGCCGCAATAGAGAGGGCTGCAGTGAGTTTGCTAAGGCTTGTGTCTTTGCTTGTTCTTTTCAGGGACGCCTGTGAATCGCATCCCCATCATGGCCAAGCAAGTCCTGGATCTCTACATGCTGTACATGCTGGTGACAGAGAAGGGGGGACTAGTGGAGGTGATCAATAAGAAGCTATGGAGAGAGATCACCAAAGGACTCAACCTGCCTACCTCAATAACCAGTGCAGCCTTCACCCTCCGTACACAGTGAGTACACACTCTCTGCAACTCCACTGGGAAAGCACTTGACGTTGTTTATGTGGAACAAAGTTCTGGCATTGCAGTAAAACAATGTTGTCCCacgggggtccccgagtggctcacctggtaaagacagGACTGGAGATGGTTCTCCAGGAGCCGGTCGCTCACCACTCTCTTGTGGAAGTCCAGAGTGTAAAGAGAAAATGGATTTATGTTAAGGGGAATGTAAAAAAGTAATTCAAATGGCATTTGAAACTACTAAAATAAACAAGAGTGGACTGTTTGAAAGCTAGTATCTTCATAAGTTCTTAACATTTTCTCACAGACCCCTgtcattggtaaaaaaaaaatcataggcAATATTTATGTGGGTAGATTGCCAAGTCCATAGTAAATGCCTTTTGAAATTGTCAGTCTGCCATCCGTGGAAAACAACTTTACTCCTTACCTTACGCCCCTTTGGGAAATACTGGCATTTCTGTCTTCTTTCTGTGGCAATATTCCTCTGTTTGTTGTGCAGGTACATGAAGTATCTGTACCCTTACGAGTGTGAAAAGAGGTCACTGAGTAACCCCAATGAGCTCCAGGCAGCGATCGACAGCAACCGCAGGGAGGGGCGGCGCCAGGGCTTCGGGGGCACGCTCTTCACCTACTCCCCCAACGGGACCCCCACCATGCTCTCCTCTCCCAAGCTACCCCTGCCCAGCCTGAGCAGAGCCACCAACGGGAAGCCCCCCGCCCCCACCCAGAAGATAAAGAAAGGTAAACATCTCTGGCAGCCAAGGAGAGAACAAAACAACGTGATGACAAAATAACGTTCTTTATGTACTCATTTCAAATCTGTTtatacgtttttgtttttttttcaacttaaaATGGCATAATGTTTATGAATCTTTTGAGTGACCAATTACAATTATTTGCTAATTCGGtgacatttattttggaaattaacAATCTCAATACtctttgcatattttttaaacacactcACGTTTACATAATTGcaagaaaataatgtaatctcTGGCATTTATTTTCTAACCCAGTTTGTATATATGAATGATAATCTTGGGCGATTATAGTGGCTTTATTCACACTTTTACACACATGTGGAGAAGCGCTTATTCATCTGTGATAGAACCTGATTTGGAAATCATAGagcacaagctattgagagtATCTGACTGAAGGCatctgtatgtcaaacttacattttcatGTGAGCACTCAGTTGATGCAAGTCACGCTAAGCTATTTTAAGCCACTGATGACTCTAAATTTATATCTACAGCTGTGGTGGGGGATAGATGTCACTGGCTTGCTTTAATACTTGTGTTTGTGTGAGCAACTGGCTAATAGATTAATcacatcttaatatataaagaggAAAGTTTGTCTGTCTCTGGTcttttatgcattcggaccccgcaggagccagtgcaaccaaactctgcacggcctcctctttcatccaggggaaggtcgagggtaTGTTTGGATCCAAGATTTTGACCCCctgggtactttatttagtaaccccattgctggatcgcTACAGTAGccgtgtatctcaaattaaagaaacccacaaaaacaaaaaaataaataaaaagaacaaaaattaaaaaatggcaaaaaaaacccaaaaattcagtttaaaaaaaggaaaggggtccgagcgcattgtgcgacacccaagatcggtaacttataggaaaccataaggctaccgttccccgATTTGTCATGcaagaaatattgaatttccccgggcaaagccgggtacttcagctagtttaatatatagcagaccctgatagtgatgtgatacagccatctgcaGTTACTTTGTATGGGATGAAAATGACACATACAGGCTGCTCTGACTTCTCGTGGAGCGTGCATCATACAGCACCCCGCACCACAGATATGCTTTTAGAATGATATGACATTGTGAAACACGTTTCCATTTGAAATTGTGTGCTGGAGCCCCAGTGCAGCTGTGCCTCGATGCTTCACTGTGTTGGTCTGGCCTGTCATGCAATCTCTGTACCCTGCCCTGTTTTTtgcagaggaggaggggggtggcTCCGTGGCGGGGCCTGGCCGGCTGGCAGGACACTCCATGGCGgtgcaggcagcagcagcagcagcccaggCGGCCATGTCAGCCCAGGTGGCTGCGCTGGAGCAGCTGAGAGACCAGGTGGAGATCGGGGAGCCCCCAGAGAAGAAGATGGCCCTGATGGCAGACGAGCAGCAGAGACTGATGCAGAGAGCTCTTCAGCAGAACCTGCTCGCCATGACAACCGCACACGTGCCAATGAACATCCGCATCAACAACCAAGGTGCGGGCAGAGCCTGGACTTCCATAAATCTGACATGTTGTGCACTTGGGTTCGTTCTAGAGGTCTCGTATATGTAGATTTTAAAGAAGCAAACAGTATTCTTTTAAGTGTCATGCAGGTACTACACCAAATACTGTTACATTTGTAAAATGAGTGTGTACAACACTGTTGTGTATATAgaaaactttgaataaataacCATACAGTATACACAGCTTACTCTATAAATACCACAGCTACCCTTGATTCTGCTCATGCATGTTTGTTAATGGTTAAACATTTGACGATTTCAATAATGCCGGCATGCCAAACTGTATTGTGAAGATCTGGTTCATGTCCTTGCATTCCTTGAATGTTGATTGCTCTGTGGGTAGTCATTTCAGTGATACAGATCCTTTTGAAATCTCTTTCCAGAGAGCAGGCGGGACTCTGCACTGAACCTCACTACAAACGGTACAAACAGTATTCGCATGTCAGTGGAGCTCAACGGGGTTGTCTACACAGGTAAGCGTGTTGCCTTTCTACCCACAATCCTTCACAAGGAAAGCGGCACCCGCACATTCTGAGACTCCCTCTGCATTGTAACACTCCACATGTATTTCCTCCCCCAAAGAGGATTACAAACTTCCACTGGTCCTGCACCCCTTTCTaggtttcagagctccccttaatTAAGAATATTGGTATTTCATATAGCACTATGAACAGCTCCTAATAGCTCACCCACAGACTCAGGTGACACTTGCAgtattcatgctgtgatgaggAGTGCAGTCAGTTTAGCAGATTTAGCACAGGCCtgattgctcaaactcctggaatctgatcatttcaataagagACCTAAACAGTTCTGATACCCAGAACTGGCTGCAGGGCGTGTGTGTCTCTAATCCTATTGATTGCAGCTTCAGGTGCAAGATGGTTTAGTTTGTGAAATGCAAAAGGGAATATTCTCAGTACTGACTGTTCATCATTTTGTGTTGCGGGTGGGGACACCTTTTACAGGAAAACCTTACAGAGCTGTTGCTGTAAGCTGTTCTAATATATGAGGGGATGTGTCTTCGTGTCACAAACGTGTTTATTAAAGAGTACCTGCAGTTACTAGGAAGGGCGATTGAATGGCAGATATAAAAAACTAAGGCCACGCTTACTTACCATTCTGTGGACACACTGCCACCTTGTGGTGCAATGTGAGAAGTGCAGTTCCTTATGTTTCCAAAACTGAAAGATTTTAGAAGAACGAATGTATGTCACGCTTCACATTTTCCCATATTCTGGGCAACCAATTATGGATGTGGATGTGTGAAGCGGTCTGTCTGTACAGACACTGGAGAACCGCGTATCAGTTTGTTATTACATTCTGTTCCGGTCGTCATCtttatcatactgatagctgaaggcagtccaaatctgcagATAACGGAATTCCTCGGAAATCACAGAATTTCCAAGCTCCCGCGGAATTCCACAGATTCTCTATTCTGCAGCTACATCACAATCATCATGATCACAAACACACTGCTAAAGTGACCTAGAAGTGACTTAGTAGTTcagttctagttttgttaaatttaATAGATGTTTTGTCCccttcaaaaaataggagttaattaaagactggcgtcAAGGCTTTGGAAAAAAGTCTCATGTGATGTTTGACAGTTTCTAAACGACCGAAAAATGCTTGATAGATTACATTGGAAGTGCTTAACCTGTAGATTGTTTGATATGGTTGTTTACTGATTGGATGTTCTGTGCATGTATTTGGTTGTCACCGACTCTCTTTTATTTTTCTAGGTGTTCTTTTCGCACAAGCAGCTGCCTCTTCCTCCTCTGTATCAAGCCACAGCACAGGGATTGCTGGCCTGCCTGTGTCCCACACACCTACCTCCTCCAGCAATCCATCACCTTAGCAACGGCCAAATCACACCACAGCTAGCGCCAAACTATCTCCAATAAGAAGTGCACGATCTCAGGTTAACAAATCCAACCcgagggtttttgttttgtttttttaagcaggtAGACATCAACAGCCAAGTAGATGAAAGCCAGAGCcagtatattaataatatatgcaAAAACTTGTGAATAATTTATTTTCTCTCATCCTGTACAGATTTTattgagaacaaaaaaaaaaaaaaaaaaaaaaggttttagtttCCACGTTGAATTTCATCTACTGACTGGTTTGGGTTTGAAgtatgattttttattttccctgttttcaAAAAGGCTGGAGGTATTTTTCAATCTTTTATTAACTACACTTGGCAAAAGTATATATAAGGTTTTAAAGTAAATGTAAATATCTTCTATTTTATTCTAGTACATAAAAATGAGctttaaagttatatatttgttCAGGGCATAGCAAAACACCTCACAATTTAGGTTTTCGATATGGTTTTTGTGATGAAGATAGCTGAGCAAAAGGGTCTGTGAGATATCTTTCATCGCTTTCTTAACAGTAAGACACTTTGCTAAGTGTTCTGTGTTAATAATTTAAGCTGGTCAAAGTACTGCCAGTAAGACACAAGGAGGCGCTGTGCACCCCTACTGTTCTGGAAAAACCCAAGCAGGAGACTAGATTCTGTTCtcaatgaagtggagacagactcaggacagagggtgGGAGACACGTCTTCACGCTGAGGTATGGGATGGGTAACCAAGCCACGCTGTTGATGCTGGATTGTTGGGATCCGGTGCAATCTCCCGTTACTTTTGCCTGGGTTTTCAGAGATCAGGTCTCAAAGTTGATATTAACCAGCCCCTGCCCTGGGTATCAGGCAACTCATAGTACACTAGCTAACAGATGTATACAGAGTTTTTGAGTCATCTGTGTTAACAGTTTTTAAACTACAAATCCAATGACATCGTTTTACTCTGTGTATTCCAACATGTTCTAAATGTACACAGGGCCCCTCACTTTATCAGGAGCGTGCTCCTACAGTGCAGTCCAGTTTGGCCGAATGCAACGTACAGCAGCTTGAACCCATGATGCGGTCCAAGTGAATATCGGAGGGGTTTTGTAAGGTGTATGATGGCTGGGACCCAATGTGTCTTGTGACCTCCAAGTAAATGGTTTGATTGCACATATTGAGGGGTGTCCAGGGCCTATAACTGGAAGGTGCATTACCTGCATTTTTCTTCCACCTTATCAGTGAAATGTCTTTTTGTATGCAGCATGTCAATCTGAATCTTCCCATATCATATTTATTTCAATAAGGTGGGTTCTTTTCTAAACCCACGCCTGTAGAGGGCTTGTTTGTCTCTAGTCTCTCTCCTCGCCACGGTGGCTAGGGAAACGAGTGTTAGTCTGGTGCTTGGTTTGAAACTCTTCAGGAAGTAATAATTATTCTCAGGGAGCTGTTGCTAGTCAGGATTCACTGAATTGAAGAAACCGGAAacgtggttttatttttattattatttttttaaatcctagtTTCTAAGTACACACACAAAGCTAGACTGAAAACCAACTCTCGTACCATTGTCAAGCATACTGGATTTTTGCCTAGTTTTGTCACAGCAACTAAATATAGTTTTGTTGTCAACAATCACTTCACTAGATCTTAACAGTAAAGGGATTAGTTAACTGCTCTTAAACCAACATATTAAATTCAGTTAAAGTAAATTGCTTGCATTTTCAACAGCGGCAGAAGTTTTGCATTAAGAGACTAATAAACCTTCAGTATATGAATTATATGTTAGGTTTACAGCTTTGGATCTGTTGCTATTGCGCTCGAGATGACGAACATACTCGCAGGGTCAGAAAGACCAGGATCTTTAGAAACCTTTCAGGATAAAGGGTCACAACCTTTGACCTATCATCACCCATTGACTTATTGAAGACaatcattgatttatttattttttttcaccagcTTGCTTGTTGTCCCTGGTAATAATGATAAATTCAATAAATGGTACAGAGCTGATAAGTCCTAGATTTTGGTTGAGATGCTATCGGAGGTAGAGGAATGGAGCATTGATCGTTTCTCTCAATAATGTTGATTCAGTTGACTTCTTGACCCCCAGCCCTTGTGGGATTTGGGTGTCTTTCCAATTGGGTGTTGAGTTAAAGTGGCCTCCTGTATGGGAGAGAGCAGACACTTGGCTTAATGCTGAATATCGAGTCCAGTTACAGAGAATCCACTTTCTTCAATGAGATACAATTGCAATTTTAATCTCAGGGACAGCTTgtatttgtacagttttgtagcAGCATAGGACGGTTCGACCCTCAATAGGTTTTGATTCACATGGATACCCAGGTGGGGTTTAGTCTTCAGAACAAACTGATCCTGCAATATCTTGAACACAATCTGGACTGCTTTGAATGTACTTTGAACAAGACTGGCTTGAATAATCAATGAGATTTAGTGTCTCATAGGTCCCAAATTTGAtcaacagtgggggggggggagggttcaGGGTATCCTCTTTCCTCTAAATATTTTGGACAAttattaatctgacctaaattaataattaattacatttcaaatcaataaaagaaaaagaaagcaacaacacttattttattttaatatgattaGAATATACAGTTATGAATTATGAACCCACCAGTGAATGGGGGTGcacatacaatcatatgttgataattGCAGACTTTTCTACACCAtgcaaacagtgatcttacatagGTTTTTTTTTGCGGTTGTACACTGACTGTCACCAGGGTGTAATTTGTCAAAGCGCTTTGAATTTAGCTTGAAATGTTTGAGAGGCTAAAGACCTGTACCTGGCCTGGGAACTCCCTGGAATGCCAAATTTAAAGCATACCCCCCTCCCCGATTGCATACCCCTAACAATAATATCAGCTTCCCATAAGAACCTCATACCCCCCTCCCCGATTGCATACCCCTAACAATAATATCAGCTTCCCATAAGAACCTCATACCCCCCTCCCTGATTGCATACCCCTAACAATAATATCAGCTTCCCATAAGAACCTCAGTGTGTTGCTGCCTTTTGAAACCATTCCTGCTCTTTCTGAACTTGCCCCATTTGGTGACTCAAAAGTTGACAATCATTAAGCAGACACTATTTGACAGGGGTGAGCATTCGGATTAGATGCAAAATACTGCCAGGAGACGCTATTCGGCAGGGCACAGTGCACCTGGTTAACTGTAGGGTTCCAGTATGGGTCGGCTTGTCTCTTGTGTGTCAAGATTTTACAGTTGTATTTCTGCACTGGAAGACCTTTTTATATTTTCTGTACATTCTACTTGAACCAGCAGGTCTGATTAACTCGGGCTGTCAAGTCCATCTGGATCTGTCCAGTCAAACACGTATAGGCAGCTTGAACGCTAGCAATAGAAAACACATTTCACCTTTAAAAGCCTCGACCTGGTCCGTTCGGACAGTTATTACTGACCCAGCCTGTCAGATTTGAAATGGAGAAAAATTTCAAACAGGTTAAACGTTATCTAGCTGCTAATGTGAACTGAGACGGCTCTGCTCGACAATGGTTTTGAAATGTTTCCAGATGTTTTCTGTCGTTTCCCGGGCTTGTTTCCACAACTTTAGATGAATACGGAATGGCGTGCAATTTGGAGTATCTAGCTGCtgaaaataagagcaaaaaatagaaCGAAGAAATCCAGAAAAGACTAAAAGCTGGCACCTAAATATTAGGAGCTGCTAGACCTCCTGGACTCGTGTAAGCATCGTTTAATCAGCAGTAAACCCCAACGCTTTCAAATCACACTGACCTTTATTATGAGGAGTTCACTTTGCTGTTAACTACTGAAACCAAAGAAACCGGGTGTTACCATGGTTACCAATGTTAGTTTAGGAACCCTAAACCAGGCATTAAAGTCTAACCCCATCCTCCCGCCTCCCTATATCTACACTATGTGTGATctgatgtgtgtgtttattgactTGTCCTTCATTTCCCACCTcctgtctgtattattattattattattattattattattattattgaatgaaTATTCTTATTAGATTTCTTCTGCTGTTTATTAAGTTTGTCTGCAGATTAATACAAAGACATCTGGTTTCCTCGACCATGATTAGCACTCATCTGGGACTACCTTATCTAAGGTAACACAAGGCAGTACAAGACTCAGTAGATCATATTAGCGGAGATTCACGTTGTATTCTTGTAGTCTTGGTAGCTGTGCTGTCCTCTGAGACACTTGCTCTGCTCGGACCAGCGGAGTCCGGCACTACTTGTTTAGACAGCAGGCTTGTTTAGTTTTTCCCTTTTCTTATTTCTAGATAGTGTCTTGTTTTTCGTAGCCCCTGTAACCCGTTTTGCCCACTCTTGTACTGTGAATAGTGCTAAATACCTGCACATCCTGTTCTGTAATGAGCGTCTAAAGCAAAGgaaagctgcaaaaaaaaaaatcctttctcctttctctcaaacaattcaggGAGTGAGTTTAGAAattgaatttacaaaaaaagtggCGTACCTGTTTGTGTAGCGCTGTCATGCAGATTGGATtgcagactgcagatggaaccagcAGTAGGTAATGTATTGGAACAAGACGGGTTTGAGTTTTAATAGCGCTATGAAAGTAGACCTTCGAGAGATGGGAGACAAAACCTAGAGATATGATATCGGGTAGCTCACTGTGATGCTAGCTTATTATCAAACACCAGAGGTGTTCAGCTGTACACAGTCCAGTCTCCTCAAGGGCTCACGGAAGCCAGGGTTCAAAGGATCTACCTTGAATACACTACAGAGCTCCAGAGACGGGGCTCCCTACCTCAGCCTTTCAGCCAACAAGAGTCCTGCGGATGAGCTAAAGAATTTGAAGGACTCCCTAGGAATTATACATTACATATCACAAACACTTATTACCTGTCCTGTAGGAAGGGAAGATGAAGGACATTATAAAAGGAATGGGAAAGAAAAAGGACTCTGGACCCTAACTGCCAGTGAAGGCTGTGTGGTGTGTGCTTGTCTTCTCAGCGTAGTTTGCTCAGGCCTTAGAGGggaggttgttttaaagaaaattcagaaCAGAGTTCAAACtcatctttttaaaaacaaaatgattgataaaaaatctttttttttggtgcaaaatGATTAAGTTGTCAGGCACATTTTCAAGTACAATGCTTCTTAATATATATTCGGTATGTAAATATTATAGATTTTAATGCTGTTGACATTTTGCAGTGTATTGCCTTTCTTAAAGCCAAAGATAGTACAGCAGTACTAATAAGAATACTAGCAATCCAAAATAACACTTTTATATACTAAACTACTGCTCAAGGGTTCTGTTATCTTCAGAGGAGATGCAAATAATAGTAAATAATTACTGATCAAACCAAATGTGTCTACCTCCCTACCCTGCTGTAGAATTCACAATGCCTGATTCATACTGAACTAAGCACTAGGCGTGTCCTTCCAGAATATATATGTCAAATATATAGCATGTGGGACAGGGTGCTGTACGCTTcaagctgatatccactccaTGGGGCCTGAATGGGGAAAAGATAGCTTGTAACTTGGCCTTCAACATTAGGCCTGTGTTTCTGACCCCATGTATTTCTTTGAGGAAGATTTGTGAACTATATCGAGGTATGTGGAGACAGGCTGTTCGAACAAAATAATATCATAGATAACAGTTCATAACAAGGGGACAGGCAATTGCGGGGTGGGTGGGCAAAGGGATGCCATGCCTTATGC is from Acipenser ruthenus chromosome 49, fAciRut3.2 maternal haplotype, whole genome shotgun sequence and encodes:
- the LOC117428844 gene encoding AT-rich interactive domain-containing protein 3A-like — translated: MKLQAVMENLQRQQRAKLQLQLEQQQQLASQSQAQLSSSANPGTGREEPARGRPGGSPAPEEGSGEQSHTQMAALAAMRAAAAGLQRPPDSPLMEDSSEDEEEGGDEQYKDMMGSEEEEHIKKKWDEEDFEEEMEEDYDDELGEEGVGIVGGASIPGKEAPLHRQLHSHPQLLKAKGAGGQELRIQSLPSQGSLSQTPGQDHGDWTYEEQFKQLYELDGDPKRKEFLDDLFSFMQKRGTPVNRIPIMAKQVLDLYMLYMLVTEKGGLVEVINKKLWREITKGLNLPTSITSAAFTLRTQYMKYLYPYECEKRSLSNPNELQAAIDSNRREGRRQGFGGTLFTYSPNGTPTMLSSPKLPLPSLSRATNGKPPAPTQKIKKEEEGGGSVAGPGRLAGHSMAVQAAAAAAQAAMSAQVAALEQLRDQVEIGEPPEKKMALMADEQQRLMQRALQQNLLAMTTAHVPMNIRINNQESRRDSALNLTTNGTNSIRMSVELNGVVYTGVLFAQAAASSSSVSSHSTGIAGLPVSHTPTSSSNPSP